From Gossypium raimondii isolate GPD5lz chromosome 11, ASM2569854v1, whole genome shotgun sequence:
TGATGGAACTATTACTAAAGGATTTCACCTAACAGGTGCACAACTCTGCTTTACATCATTCTTAGATAGTTTACTATGACTGGTTGCGAAGTTATTATCTTCTATACTTGGACTCAGGAGTACTTTAGGGAATCCTACTCCTATACCCATATTTGAATATGTCAAATACAAGTGGCAGACATGGGTACTTTAGAGAAAAAATGAGTTGAAGCAACATAGATTGTTATAGCAAGCATTATACAGTTACCAAGTCTGTTTGACTGAGTTCTATATTACTGACTTGAGTGCAAGTGTTTGGTACGAGTAAATGTCAAATGTGAGTATGCCATATCCCTATAAACATGTATTTATATGTGTCAAATACAAGTAGttcaagaaaaaatgaaaaattgaagtaaCACAAGTCAAAATAACTTCAGAAAATGGGTTGGAAAACTAGGTCCGACTCTAATCTTCAATGGCAGAATATTTGCTAATCTAAAGTGTGTACAATATTGCAGAGACTGGTGTGAGTACCGATATTTGGACTTGCTATGCTGCAAGTATAATGGCTATATCAGTTATCCCCTTTGTTATTGTTCAACTACCCCAACTTCTCAATTCAACTTCAGGAAGACACCTAGCAGTTTTGATTGCACTGATCATATCAGTATCAATGTTGGTTTCTTATTGTGTTTATCAGGTAATAAAACTTTTCAAGAAGGAATTCCATCATCACATGTTTCAATATCTTATTTCGGGTATGCATTAGACACGGTTATTAAATATGAGtgcttaaagaaaaatgaagagttagAGCGACATACCTTCATGACACTTCTACTCTTCTAGTAGTTGTATCTTATGATATATGTAATTTGCAGGTATTTCAGCCATGGATCCAGAGAAGACGACTAGCTTTTGCGAAGCACAAACATGTTATATCGGGGATCTTAAGACACTTGAAAAAGCAAGCTTTTGGAAAGCTTCTTACCGAGGATGGTGAACCTAATACAGAGATCATAAGAAAGTTAGTTTTGAACCTTTTAACATTAAAGCAAAAGCTTCCAATTTCTCCTGGTACTTCCTTCCGGTTACTCTTAACATTTACAAACTTTCTAAACAACATTGGATAGGTTGTTCGAGACAATCGATGAGAACCGTGATGGTCATCTTTCACCTTCCGAGTTGAAAGCATTGATTATAGGGATCAGATTTGAAGAGATAGACTTCGACAAGGATGACGCTGTGATGAAAGTAATGGCAGATTTTGATACCTCCCTCGACTCTTATATTCAAGAAGAAGAGTTTGTAAAAGGAATCACAAAGTGGATTAATGAAGCAAAGCAAACTGGGGGTGCTTATCTCGAACCTAACGCCGGAACGTTTAAGTTTATTGACCAATTTCACCAGGTAAGTCGACCATTGGCAACTTCTCTAGAGATTATAATTAACACAAACTGAATTCTTCGAATTATCGTGCAAATCTGCAGCAAACCAAGAGAGAACATGCTTTGTTGGGGTCAGAGGAACAAAGTGATGAGGTTGTTGAACATGTTGAAAACCCAAGGTGGATCTCCTTCAAAGCAGTACTGATGCTCCTAGTAGGCACCTTGATTGCAGCTGCATTTGCTGATCCACTCGTAGATGCTGTCGATAACTTTTCAACCGCAACAAGTATTCCATCGTTCTTCATCTCATTTATTGCATTGCCATTGGCTACGAACTCTAGTGAAGCCGTATCAGCCATTATCTTCGCTACCCGCAAAAAGCAGAGAACTGCATCATTAACATTTTCCGAGGTTAGTTTCTTGTTACCCCACTTGTCTGATCATCAAGCTGCCGTATAAATAAATCCTAATCTTCGAATTCCTCAATGCAGCTTTACGGAGCAGTAACCATGAATAACGTTCTCTGCCTGTCGGTTTTCTTGGCACTCGTTTACGTCCGGGGATTGACATGGGACTTCTCATCCGAAGTGCTGGTGATTCTCATTGTTTGCATCGTGATGGGCGCGTTCGCTAGTTTCCGAACTACTTTCCCTCTTTGGACATGTTCAATCGCTTACATCCTTTATCCTTTCTCCTTGGCGCTCGTTTATGTTCTCGATTATGTCTTCGGCTGGTCGTAGGATCAATGAATAGAGATGGTAGTTTAGGAGGGTAAAGCCATTTGTTTGTGAGCCTTCATGGTTTTTCCCAATGTATGAACTTGTCAAACTCTTTTTCCCTTTGACATTGGTTTTCAGAGAAGACTATTCCGGATTTGTTGTTATGGTGTTTGTAATTTGGAGCAGTATATACCTCAGTTTATATTAGCTCCATTTATGTCagttttctgttttcttttttgagcgacaataataaaaaaatatttatttttgtgataCTCCGAACTCTCCATTTCCATCTTCTTTAAAGCATTCATAGCTATTcgaaaaatgaataatttttaaatgttaaaaggGAGTTTTAGATTCAACCCATCTTAAAGAAGCAAggtaaaatgaaaactaaaccCAACCCAGTCTTCCAAAGAGAGCAGCAATGACGGATTTCAGTTGAAAAAGAGAACAGTACCTGGAACATCAATATTGAGATGCTAAGACAGTCGAATTGAAGGCAGCCTCGGCCTGCATGTGATGTAACAAGAAAGAAATTGCAGTCAGACTCTGAGACAATTGCTGTGATGTCGAAAAAGAAGAGCATGCAAGTTTACTGTCAAAAGCTCATACACATATGGGAAGCAAAAGAGGAGTTGATGAAGGTAGCTTAGGCCTAGGGAGTTGAAATGAATTGCAGAGAGAGAAAAGAAGCTGCTGCAGCCTGCAGTGGAAAACATCTGGCTTAGTTATCATCTTAAAAAAGACAGTATAATGTTGACTTGACTTAAAATGCTAGTCTTTGTTTAATCAAACCATTTGGTATCTGATGTAATTCACTATAAATGACTTTGCACTCACTTTCTTCCATCCATTTTAGTCACTTTTCCAGCTGCAGTGTTTGGTACTTTGGTTCCCTAAAGATTTATCCGAGATGGGTTGGGCAGCCAACTCGGTCTGCTCTCATCTCAGCCCgttttattgcttaaaaataattaaaaaatgattttagagtaatattaatatattttttataattaaatttaaatataaatatttttattaatttgggagggttttgaacaaaaatattagaCTCGAAAAATAGATTAAGGCAAAAATTAGATCCAAAAGATGGACTTAGATAAGAAATTAGGCCGGTTTAAAATATAACCCGGGCTTAGACTTGAATATTCAAGGCCCAAGCCCAACGCAAtccatttttaagtttgtaatactttatattatgttatttttatgtatcatgtaatttataacacattagaaaaaataacatatactaaatatacaatactactctaatgtaaatactaaaataattaaaataaaaattttaataaataaaaatatattaaaaattaaattaagataatataaatatttttaaaaataaaaataatatgaagaaGCCTAAAATGAATTTAGATTGTTCTTTTACAAATATGAGTAAGCTTGGACAAGATTTTAGGCACATATTTTGAGTCAAACTtagataaacataaaatatattaatatcatacttaaaCTTAACCCGAACCTAACCCGACCCATAaacatcaataataaatattagcTTAAACATAACGATTTTTGTTAGACCTAAGgaactcattttattattacttgAGTTTTTTAGAGCGattctttttaagaaaaattaatcttttttgAGAGCAACCTGACCTTTTAAGAATCCCTTTTAAGAGGGACCaatctttatttttaagaaGAATCAAtctttttgagtaaaaataaggTGGGATtgggatttatttttaaacttttttccttgtttttcagtttatttttatttcaaattttatttttaataacaaaaaattacatgataaattttaagaagCCTCAAGTAGCAACATCCTATATTAACCAGACCCGAATGAATGCATAGTTAAAAGTGAGTTATCGAACTCATGACTAAGTCCAATTGATTCATACAATCACCCTTAAAAGAAAGTATTTAGCAAGCTCAGGTTCAAATCTCGACACAATGACCATTCCCCTCACCCCAAACTGTGGCCTTTTTGTCTCAAAAAGAGAGCTCTCAAAGCTTAATTATGAAGAAAAACTGGCTCCAGCCCTCTGAATatacatataagaaaaatatataccATCAAGAGTTGAAATGTTGAGCCACTTATGGTAAGGTAAACTACTTGATGTACAAGACAGATTGATTAAACATGCTTATTCACACAAGGTGAAACTTTTGAACATGATTATTCACACTGAAACTCATTCTAATGGCAAAAGCAAAAGGTTCGAGGAAACCCGAGTTTCTTTACTTAGAGGAGTTCCCACTCGGAATCACTTACAACTTCTGTTTGTATATTGTTGCACTCTGATGTCGCCATCGTGCAAGATGGCCGTAGGGTTTGTAAACATTCGTGGTTTAATCCCGTGTCCGTGTCTCCGAACCAAATCGCTAGCTGCTCGTACTCCTTTGCCAACCTCTTTTTTGAAGTTAAAGCATCCTGGATCCTTTTCTATTGAAAGAGAACAACAAAGTAAGCAACTCGAATTAGCAAGATCAATGTTACTCAGACTCGAGATGGTTATCATTTATCAAAGACAACTGTCTGACAGACCGATGCAACAAAGTAGTAGGCAGCTTGTGTACTTGAAGTACTGTGTCTGCACCCATGTTCGACATATACCTATATTATCCGTGTTAGAAACATAGCCATATCCTACATTTCCACCTAAGTCCAACTAactgtgtgtgtgtgtgtgtgtgtgtgtgagagagagagagagagagagagagagagagagagagagagagtggGAGAGAAACCTTGTATGATACTGTGCTTTCTTATTATACGAGAGGCGGCATAAAGTGCAGTGCTGTCAACGATTACACAGCTATCCTCAAGCTTCATCTCGTCACGTAATTGAATGGTATCCATGGAAGATATACTCACATCATCAATGGAATCATCTATTGATCCTGtttatggttttcaaaattagagAGAAGGTAATGAACTAGATAAAGCTTTCAAGTCAGAAGTTCTTTCATTCACTCCAACGAAAAATATCAAAAGCTACTGTAAATTAGAACATTTTATTGTGAGGTTCAAATCAAGTCCTCAAAAAATGTATAACATTAAAGGAAACCATTTATCTTGGGCAAAGATTAGTGACATCAGCTTCTGCCAAATTAATAATGAGATGAAAACCAATtatataaagaaacaaaataaatcttTATCATTACATAAGAACAGGATACCAACCAAGTGATTCCATGGACAGTTCATTGCTAGACACAATGGATAATGCCCCGGTCAACTTCTTCTCATTCGATAAAAGTGGGGTCAACAAGGAAGATGATGCATCAATGGAGTCATGATAAAGATGTTTGTATGCAGGTAAGTTTTCTGGTGGATTCTGAGGCAAACAGAAGTCCTTAATTCTTGAAGCACAAGAAGAACCAACTCTGACCTCGGCCATATTTTCCTGACAACGTATGGCTGAAGAAGACATTTGCAAAGAAGTAATACCAGATGAAGCATCCGAGACACAGTCAGAGTCATTTGCAAGGTCATTCTTAACCATTCTCGTGTTTTGGTCATTGTGAACTGAAGTTGCATAAGAAACATCAGTGCAAACCACACATGCACTTTTATCATTACAGTCAACAGACTCATGAACCATCAATGCTCCAAAAGATGCTTCCTCGCTAGGAGAGATCAACTCCAAAACATCAGATGCATAGGGCTTTCTCACATTATGAACTGTAGTAGCAGGAGACACCTCAGCTTCAACCTGCCATGGTTCTTTATCATTACAATCAATGAATTCACTCAACAATGAAGCACCACAGAATTCCTTGTCAACAGGAGAGATCAACTGTGACACCTCAGATGCTGAAGACTTTTCCATTGTGGCAGCTTCCATATTCACTTCAGGTTTTGTATCTTTCAAAACATCAACTTGTTTTGAAGTTCTGTGTTCTTTCCCCAAAAGGGAACCCATAGAATTAAAATTACCTGGTTGGTCTACAAGGCAAAGCTCACCAAAAGCACAACAAAGCTGTTTTTGGACCACATCAACTGCGATGCTACCATTAACTGTTCCCTCTTCTTCAGGGGTTAGAAACTCCGTATCATGCACTGAAATAGTATGAAAAAAACTTCACCCACAACCGCACATGTATTTTTATCTTTACAATCAATACATTCATTCACCAAAGCTCCAAAGGATTCTTCCTCGCTAGGATATATCAACTCTACAACATCAGACCCAGATGTTTTTTCCATTAGGCcatttttttctatgtttacATCGGAACATGTATTCTTCAAACCATCGCTAGTTTGTCCCGGCATCATGTCTGACTCTGCCCCATCAATAAATGTCGGAGTACAGAGTTGATCTGAAAGGCAAAGTTCATTAGAAGCATGACCAAGCTGCATTTCAATGGGATCTACTGCAACAGCCTCAACATGTGATAGCTTATCAACAGTGTATATGTGATCCTCCTCAATAGCCGCTGTGGATTTAACATGGGTATCGATTGTAGCACTTCTTTTTAAAGCCGCCCTTtctttttcgtgttttaaaGGAGGCAATATATCATGTATGACAtcagaataaaatctcttcatGCTTTTACCCACACTCTGTGTCTGATTTTCAACATACTTGACAGAGTCCTGCAGATAAGTTATTTACgaaattattaaagaatttCAAACCAAGCAATGCAAATTCTTAGGTCATAAAACACTACCAATCACCCATGATTTCATTCAGCCAAGTCAAAACGGCAAGGGTGATGAAGATGGAAGGGAAAGGGGGGAAACAGTTCCCTGGTCAAAGAATTAATACCTGATTCACAATATTATCCACCTCATGGCACAGCGTTTCAAACGTCTGATAAACGTCCCCTACCCAGCCTATGcctttatatttaaaatccaTCACTGAGATATATCAAACTGGCAAAGCCAATATCACATACATCTCAGTAATAGTAAAAAGGTATATGCCATTATTCATGCTTCGGGATCTTTAATTTAGTCTGAAAAGTCCACAAAAATTATAGTGATCACTCAGAGAACTTGAAGAAAAGCAAGCAATCCTAAACAAATGATACCATCAACATCAGAGCTCAAAAAAGCTTCATAGGAGGTAAGCTCAATGCCAATTAAGAAGTGCAAATAGATTGTAAGTAATGAAAATAGCatttcatcacttattcttcaAATTGACAGTTCAAATTGTAGCATTCAAATTATAACACCTACATGGCTAACAATCTCAGAGAAACAATTTTCAAGAAAActaataacttttttttggttatatactcaatttattgagtttttacttCCCAAAAAACTGTTTCCACATATTTAGCTACCCACAAACATCATCACTCCAAaaccaacaacaacaaagaGAAAACTGTTTCCCCTTTTATATTgctttcaaacatttcaaaaaagaagtaatttttcattttactacATTTACTTTCCAGTGGGAAAGGGAGTGATAATGTGCATCACtttttcatatacatacatgcatGTATCATGCATATACATAGAATAAACAGCAtgaaaatcatccaaaaactgAATCTTTTACAGAATTCTCaactcttctttttttataaacaaaatttgacTTTACATCAATATATAGGTATAAAAACATAGATAAGCATAGGAAGAGAACCCAAATTCATGAAGAGAAACGATCTTTAGATGAATTTTTACTCATGAAAAACAAGAAGACTGAGGAATGTAAGAAAAACCCAGATAGACAGAAGACAAAGAAGGTACGGTGACATACCGGTGGCCGGAGCAGGTGGTGGACGGCAGATGGCATTGGTTTTCTTTGGCCAACAGAGTTTggagtgagagagagagagagagatggtTTTATAGAAAAAGCGGAGGGGTTTTAGtagtaatttattactttaaaacgagtaaaacggcaccgttttttccttcttttatttctaattctaatttagggataaatatcaaaattatacatgaactttgattcaatatgcaatttgatacattaactttaatttggtgtatTTATACTCGTAAAACCTTGATTGTagttcaaaatatatatgaaaccttaattttgatttaatcaagcatatttaaagaaataaatacattaatttatttttatgtggaATTAATCTAATGATTTCGGatgcaatatacaaatataaaatgatgtaataTCAACAatagtgttaataatttataagaattgaatcaaataaaaaattcatgtatataattgtacattaaaccaaaatttgtatataattttgatatttatccctttAATTTATCACTTATCAACAAAAACATTTATGTTATAGACATGAGAGTTTGGGTTCGATCCCAAATAACTACATTCTCCTCCCTCGATTATCAAAAAAACTTAATGTCTTTTTGGTATTATACAATAATGTTTTAGCAGAGTTATTTATACTGAATCATTTGCACAATACATCTTTGGCTTAATTTTCACTGCTCCACCAGATTCCATCTTCTATCTCTGGTGCTGCTTTTACCTCCCTCTCTCAGTGCTCCACATCAATtgtccaaaaagaaaaagagaagatacCATTAAAAGTTAAGCTTAAAAACAGAGCATCTATTCCACCCACCACCATCACAAACATGTCACACTTTCAACTTTCCTACCCAccaatattttatatgtgtgtgtatatatatattccatttaACATCTAAGAGAAGACATTTAAGATTAACAAAAGAATCGAATTGTAAAAGGGTTtctaaacaataaattaaaaccaTCATTTGCAACAAGAACCTTCTTTTGGAGGGGTTCTGCCAAAAGGACTTGGACAGGTGCAGATGTCGAAATTGGCGACCGAGCATGTCACACGTTGAACCTATCAAGGCAGGCACCTAAGTTACAATGCATGCAGACCGTACGATCCGTTATTCCACCTTGCACGACAATTATCTACTAACAAAGACAGTCACCAAAGACGGGCAAAGCTACTCGTTTCATGTGTTGCCAATGAAACGGTAAGAGATCACAGCAAGGGCTCATTTGGGCATTATGAAAATCAACACTCAACAACTAGCACCACCACATCAAGAAGCAACCGACCAATCACGGGCACACTAAACGAAATAGTTGCTGCTCCTATACATTGTATTATTTTGCACGAAACTACTCAAAAAATCCTATCTTATGTAGGCATCCACCAAgtttatacacattaaggaaaCCGGAAATACCTCCACTGTGAACAAAGGAACATTGTATCAGAAGAATACTGGTAAAACTCCTGCCAACGCAACTACTTTAACACATAATAATGCCAGGTAGAGCAACAGTTGTAACACGAATGCTATAAATAACATCAGATGGAACAATCGAAGATTGAAAAGAAGAATAAGTTTCAAGCAATCAGACAAAGAACAATATCAACAATAAAGCACACAAGCAAGCATAAACACATTCCACCGGGTGGAACTCTTGCTAAAGGGGATGCCCCAGCCCCTTGGTGATGCTGACCAAGAAAAGCAGCTGAAGAATACATGCTATAATGAGTTCTCTCCGGATACCCCATCAGATGGCATCCTGACAGAACTCGGCGGCAACCTATGCAGCACCAGCACCAGTCAACCCACTACCTACACCAGCACCACTCAACCTACCATATCGAGTTGAACCTGGTCCACCATATGGACCACCAAGTCCAGAACCATGCCCACCAGCACCCCCTACATTGCCACCCAAAACACCCACCCCAACTCCTGATGAATTCAAATGATGAGGGTGATTCATTTATAggaatattattttgttttcattttctttaagaTATTcgtattaaatatttatatttgacgCACAAGACATGAAAAAACATTGATCAATATTTGTATAAGATGAGTCAAAAtagtaaaagatgaaaaatttacCAAAGCATTTTTATTCACATGAAGTAACCAAGTATAGCAATGCAATCAGGCTTTGCAGTACATTTTTCTTACTCTTACTCCTTCTAACTTAAGCGagttcacaaaaaaaaaatcaaaattttagggttcaATTGATTACAATTTACATAAATTTCCAGCATTGCTAATCGAAGAAACCGAAAGGGCGAACAAGGTATGCTTTGGCCAATGATTTCCGGAGGCCTGGGCTTTTACTAAGAAAAAAAgctaacaagaaaaaaaaaatcagaacatTAGCCAAAGAATACCAAAAGATTAATCACGCCAAACCTAATTGCTTCGATCGTATATCGAGTTGAATGTCATTGTAGCGAACGACATGGTAACATTTTCTGTTGATGAATATAAAATCCCTTCTTTGCTTGTGCCTTCTGAAGTCAGGTCGGCCTTCTCTTTGTGAGCTCTTAAATTCATGAATTCTGAAAGTAGGCGAGGTCTTGATATATTCTGTTCATCCACTGGTTCCTCACCGGCTAGCATCTTCACCACTTTGGACATGGATGGTCTTTGCTTTGGCATGTCTTGGGTGCAAAGTAAGCTGATCTTTAGGAACTTCTGAGCTTCTTCCTTGTTATAGTCTCCACCCATTGACAGATCGACTAATTCCGCAAGTTGTTTTTGGTCATGCAAGTCCCATGCCTGCAGTTATAAATCGACTTAGCAACCAAGAAACTGAATTCAAACCTACGAAGCTCAAAATTCACAAAAACACAACACACATTTGGGTTAATGAGGCAAGTGTTGGATATGGGTTTCACAAGTTTTTCCATATTTGAATGATCATACCAGGTACTTGTGTCCGCATATGTGTCAGACATAGGCAATGGTCTCGGATACTTCAAGGAAAATGAAGCAGAGTAACATAAGGAGACACTTCCACATTACACAATTTAACCACACACAAATGTTTCAATGTTTGTTTAAGCCAAAAACTGTAAGATCAATGGAGATTGAATACGAAAGCTCAAAGTGAGAAATTCATATGTTTCTGCATTTAAAGACTACTCGAGCTATGTGTAACGCAGACAATATATTAAGACTCGAATGACACTAGCAAGGAAGGCTACAACGATGAGAACATATGGGAAATTCATACCCTTTCGAGTAGATATTGATCTGACACAGGTAATCTCCTATTCGTGTTGCATCTACCACTCACAATCTCCAATAGCAAAACACCAAAACTGTAAATATCGGCTTTTTTCGTTAGCTGACCTCGTATTGCATACTCGGGTGCTAGATAACCTCTATATAAACCACAAAAAagataaaaccaaattaataatGCTGAATGGAAGTCCTAGATTAAAGGTACTTATGCATCTAATCTATGTTACTCTAACTCAAATCTAAGCATGAGAGATAGAATAGACAAGCATATACAGCAATTTAAGAACATACGTTGTTCCGGCAACACGTGTACTAATATGAGTCAAGTTGTCAGGGAAAAGCTTAGCCAGaccaaaatctgaaattttggGCATGAGGTTTTTATCAAGGAGGATATTGCTGGCTTTGATGTCCCTGTGAACAATATAAGGTCGAACTTCCTCGTGAAGAAAAGCAAGCCCCTTCGCAACACCGAGGCAAATGTTACGCCTCATAGACCAGCTGAACTGCATACTGCTATCGCTTCCACCTAAAACGAGAAAAAAAATGCCTTAGCTTACTATTGTTCGAGCAGCTAACAAAGACAAATCCGGAATAGAAGAAATTACCGAGAAGAGTTTGTGCAAGGCTGTTATTCTCGAGATAGCCATATACCAAAATTCTGTGGTTTCCTTCCACGCAACAACCATGCAGCTTAACCAGATTTTCGTGCTCTATGTCAGCGATCACATTTATTTCAGTCAAGAATTCTCGCACCCCTTGCCTTGAGTCTGCTGACAGAACTTTTATAGCAGCCACAGTACCATCTCTAAAAGTTCCCTATTCAAACAAAAACGATTGCTAAGAAGTTAGCATTggatgttaaaataataaaacaggcttagtttatttaagaatttattaaaaagccttcgtttgaaaaaaaaaaaaaaggaaaaaaaaacgaACTTTGCAATCACCTTGTAGACAACACCGAAACCTCCCTCTCCGATTTTATTGGAGTAATGAAAATTTCCAGTTGCCATTTTCAGCTCCTTGTAAGGAAAGAGTTTAGTGTTCTGAATACCTGAAACCTCTGTAAAATGTGTATGAATTAGGAACATTTGCAAGCAAATAATACACATGGAAGGAACTTGGAAGCATTTTCCGGGACGGGAGGCGGGTTTCATCTTGCTCGGGGCACAATAATTCTAAAAGAAGTCAAAACCTAATATGTCGAATTCACTTAAACTTCAGTGAATTCAGTATCCTCAGCCAAGCCGGATTTTATAGTCAAGACATTAAAAAAGTTTAGCAGTATACCATCATCAATTTCTGCTGTATGTTCCGCTGAGCAAGCTGTCTTCCTTCGTGAAAATAAGAACGAGCAACAAGTCATCACCAGCTGCTGTTCAGCCTGAATGCCTAAACACAAATGGGAACTCTACCGAGCCACTGTAAAGCACCAAACAAGAGTCATCATCCTCTATGTCCATTATAAAGAGTATAGAATCGCCTTATCATATACTAAATAACTGTTATACCATTCctataggaaaagaaaaacaataaataaaaaggtcAATCTATCTCTGCGAGTAATGTATGATGATGATCAACATCCTTTTAATATAAGCTCTGTGTTAAGatcaaatataacttttttccGTAGATTACACTCGTAGAAGCATCGGGGAAGACAATTTATGCATGCGATACGACATTTTAAGTATCTTAAgcaataaaaaggaaaaactacCTCTTAAAGAACTCGTAAACAAAGACAATAGCAAGAGTACAACATTAGCAAGACTTTGGTGACGGGTGAAAAGTTCGATACAAGACTTGTAAGAGTTCTTCACAATAATATGATCATTGAACAATTTCAAGATAGTATTACAAATGTGTACATCATTAgtatatgaaagaaaatatgatgGAACTGAATGAAGGATCAAATAGTAAAGGTGTTAATTTAAGTTCAAACAAAAGGAACTCAAAAGAAATCCTGAATAACT
This genomic window contains:
- the LOC105761304 gene encoding uncharacterized protein LOC105761304 isoform X2 — its product is MGSLLGKEHRTSKQVDVLKDTKPEVNMEAATMEKSSASEVSQLISPVDKEFCGASLLSEFIDCNDKEPWQVEAEVSPATTVHNVRKPYASDVLELISPSEEASFGALMVHESVDCNDKSACVVCTDVSYATSVHNDQNTRMVKNDLANDSDCVSDASSGITSLQMSSSAIRCQENMAEVRVGSSCASRIKDFCLPQNPPENLPAYKHLYHDSIDASSSLLTPLLSNEKKLTGALSIVSSNELSMESLGSIDDSIDDVSISSMDTIQLRDEMKLEDSCVIVDSTALYAASRIIRKHSIIQEKDPGCFNFKKEVGKGVRAASDLVRRHGHGIKPRMFTNPTAILHDGDIRVQQYTNRSCCSSFFSLSAIHFNSLGLSYLHQLLFCFPYVPRLPSIRLS
- the LOC105761304 gene encoding uncharacterized protein LOC105761304 isoform X1 — encoded protein: MGSLLGKEHRTSKQVDVLKDTKPEVNMEAATMEKSSASEVSQLISPVDKEFCGASLLSEFIDCNDKEPWQVEAEVSPATTVHNVRKPYASDVLELISPSEEASFGALMVHESVDCNDKSACVVCTDVSYATSVHNDQNTRMVKNDLANDSDCVSDASSGITSLQMSSSAIRCQENMAEVRVGSSCASRIKDFCLPQNPPENLPAYKHLYHDSIDASSSLLTPLLSNEKKLTGALSIVSSNELSMESLGSIDDSIDDVSISSMDTIQLRDEMKLEDSCVIVDSTALYAASRIIRKHSIIQGICRTWVQTQYFKYTSCLLLCCIEKDPGCFNFKKEVGKGVRAASDLVRRHGHGIKPRMFTNPTAILHDGDIRVQQYTNRSCCSSFFSLSAIHFNSLGLSYLHQLLFCFPYVPRLPSIRLS
- the LOC105761305 gene encoding cold-responsive protein kinase 1, which translates into the protein MTCCSFLFSRRKTACSAEHTAEIDDEVSGIQNTKLFPYKELKMATGNFHYSNKIGEGGFGVVYKGTFRDGTVAAIKVLSADSRQGVREFLTEINVIADIEHENLVKLHGCCVEGNHRILVYGYLENNSLAQTLLGGSDSSMQFSWSMRRNICLGVAKGLAFLHEEVRPYIVHRDIKASNILLDKNLMPKISDFGLAKLFPDNLTHISTRVAGTTGYLAPEYAIRGQLTKKADIYSFGVLLLEIVSGRCNTNRRLPVSDQYLLERAWDLHDQKQLAELVDLSMGGDYNKEEAQKFLKISLLCTQDMPKQRPSMSKVVKMLAGEEPVDEQNISRPRLLSEFMNLRAHKEKADLTSEGTSKEGILYSSTENVTMSFATMTFNSIYDRSN
- the LOC105761302 gene encoding sodium/calcium exchanger NCL; this encodes MAPQRLLLLFIFLFYFSSFPSTARFITGPSSPTDLVSDGISTVKNPPFLSLKPLFSAEESCEQTYGFLPCTTTVLGNLFLIIVYGYLMFLAATYLSNGSELLLEILGPGIVGGLFLPILGALPDAMLILVSGLSGTAETAQDQVSVGMGLLAGSTVMLLTVIWGSCVVVGRCDIRDSVAVDGTITKGFHLTETGVSTDIWTCYAASIMAISVIPFVIVQLPQLLNSTSGRHLAVLIALIISVSMLVSYCVYQVFQPWIQRRRLAFAKHKHVISGILRHLKKQAFGKLLTEDGEPNTEIIRKLFETIDENRDGHLSPSELKALIIGIRFEEIDFDKDDAVMKVMADFDTSLDSYIQEEEFVKGITKWINEAKQTGGAYLEPNAGTFKFIDQFHQQTKREHALLGSEEQSDEVVEHVENPRWISFKAVLMLLVGTLIAAAFADPLVDAVDNFSTATSIPSFFISFIALPLATNSSEAVSAIIFATRKKQRTASLTFSELYGAVTMNNVLCLSVFLALVYVRGLTWDFSSEVLVILIVCIVMGAFASFRTTFPLWTCSIAYILYPFSLALVYVLDYVFGWS